Proteins encoded within one genomic window of Saccharomyces mikatae IFO 1815 strain IFO1815 genome assembly, chromosome: 15:
- the LPL1 gene encoding putative hydrolase (similar to Saccharomyces cerevisiae YOR059C; ancestral locus Anc_5.660), translating to MSSNKHLFVLIHGLWGNYTHMESMRTILSATLKKEDIKDDMIYFLPKENAMFKTFDGIEIIGYRTLIEVCEFIRDYKDGKVTKISVMGYSQGGLVARFMIGKMLTEFKELFEDIEPQLFITIATPHLGVEFYNPMGIAYKNVLYGALRALGSTILGKSGREMFIKNSSNDILVKLSQGEYLEALSLFKWRVAFANVKNDRTVAFYTAFITDCDPFIDFDNKLKYTFEEKIPGSDYRGVLPRIVDLNALNINFHAPIKPIKSYKKWGRTILLILAATFLIFPIALVMNGLGTAYSYVVTCKYRKMLSNGLLHNEVRGKLGLTEQIKGYVTDAYGSIINSALDMDENYEASNTSLVNEEELPWKEFIQKYSTINDGVWKSNFKKLPFDENRKTILNNLNRLKWIRVPIYIKAVNAHGVIVARRGLDENTAATGIACVEFTGQLLAYLMQKTN from the coding sequence ATGTCTTCAAATAAACACCTTTTTGTGTTGATTCACGGGCTATGGGGCAATTACACTCATATGGAGTCTATGAGAACAATTCTTTCCGCTACATTGAAGAAGGAAGATATTAAAGATGACATGATATACTTTTTACCCAAAGAGAACGCCATGTTCAAGACTTTTGATGGTATCGAAATCATTGGGTACAGGACACTGATTGAAGTTTGTGAATTTATTCGGGACTATAAAGACGGAAAAGTTACTAAAATAAGCGTAATGGGATATTCACAAGGTGGTTTGGTGGCCCGATTTATGATTGGTAAGATGTTGACTGAGTTTAAGGAATTATTCGAGGATATTGAGCCACAGTTGTTTATTACAATAGCAACACCACACTTGGGGGTAGAGTTTTACAATCCTATGGGCATAGCATATAAAAATGTGCTGTATGGTGCATTGAGGGCCCTTGGTTCTACTATTTTGGGTAAGAGTGGAAGAGAAATGttcatcaaaaattctAGTAACGATATATTGGTGAAACTGAGTCAGGGCGAGTATCTTGAAGCACTCTCGCTATTCAAGTGGAGGGTAGCCTTCGCGAATGTTAAAAATGATCGTACGGTAGCCTTTTACACAGCATTTATCACAGATTGTGATCCATTTATAGATTTCGACAATAAATTGAAATACACcttcgaagaaaaaatccCGGGATCTGATTATAGAGGTGTATTACCAAGAATTGTTGACCTGAATGCTTTAAACATCAACTTCCATGCTCCCATTAAACCAATCAAAAGTTATAAAAAGTGGGGACGCACCattcttttgatattaGCTGCAACATTTCTGATTTTCCCGATAGCCCTGGTCATGAATGGACTAGGAACCGCTTATAGTTATGTTGTTACTTGTAAGTATCGTAAGATGCTTTCGAATGGCCTGCTTCATAATGAGGTTAGGGGAAAACTAGGACTGACGGAGCAAATAAAGGGCTATGTTACAGATGCCTATGGTTCTATTATTAATTCGGCTTTGGACATGGATGAAAATTATGAGGCAAGTAACACAAGCCTCGTAAACGAAGAAGAGCTCCCCTGGAAGGAATTCATCCAAAAGTATTCCACTATAAATGATGGTGTCTGGAAATCCAATTTTAAAAAGTTACCTTTTGATGAGAATCGAAAAACCATCCTAAATAATTTGAATAGGTTGAAATGGATTAGAGTTCCAATTTACATCAAGGCCGTCAATGCACATGGCGTGATTGTGGCTCGTAGAGGACTAGATGAGAATACAGCAGCTACTGGTATAGCATGTGTGGAATTTACGGGGCAATTATTAGCATATTTGATGCAAAAGACCAATTAA
- the SLD7 gene encoding Sld7p (similar to Saccharomyces cerevisiae SLD7 (YOR060C); ancestral locus Anc_5.661), with protein sequence MSQKLCTLKFTLSRKQGGLIIRDVQLWGNMTLRRILNPEWSGHFIQYVDMGKLPFWIRSKYMNTYRCYSTSGTTQAYFKSKLRNANRGIVIELFDKIDQQSKEPTYLIIFRKNTELNCLQVDLTIKHELDAQVSKLKQEIGKTRASVSKEGSIDIIIRQAQQRKIGTKTKVYRNVHINDKRLHFNETLSKLILGGLRLRGILNVVPDFQKLYKITFDAAEFAHRDELKRISMGSGEEISFESLQETVETLLKLFTKS encoded by the coding sequence ATGTCGCAGAAACTATGCACATTGAAGTTTACTCTCAGTAGAAAGCAGGGTGGTTTGATCATCAGGGATGTCCAGCTTTGGGGCAACATGACTTTGAGAAGAATATTAAATCCAGAGTGGAGCGGACACTTTATTCAATACGTAGATATGGGAAAACTGCCTTTCTGGATCCGCTCCAAATATATGAACACATATAGATGTTATAGTACCAGTGGAACCACGCAGGCTTATTTCAAGTCAAAATTAAGGAATGCGAATCGAGGCATTGTCATAGAATTGTTTGACAAGATCGATCAGCAGTCAAAGGAGCCAACATACCTCATTATATTTCGAAAGAACACAGAATTAAACTGCCTTCAAGTTGATTTAACTATTAAGCACGAACTTGACGCCCAGGTTTCTAAGTTGAAGCaagaaattggaaaaacaAGGGCGTCAGTATCAAAAGAGGGTAGCATTGATATAATAATACGACAGGCACAACAGAGGAAGATTGGAACGAAAACTAAAGTATATCGCAATGTCCATATTAACGACAAACGCCTTCACTTTAATGAGACCTTGTCTAAGCTAATTTTAGGTGGCCTCCGGCTTCGAGGTATTCTCAATGTCGTTCCTGACTTTCAAAAGCTATACAAAATAACATTCGATGCAGCTGAATTCGCGCACAGAGATGAATTGAAGCGCATTTCGATGGGTTCTGGCGAAGAGATCTCCTTCGAGTCATTGCAGGAAACAGTGGAAACTTTGCTAAAGTTATTTACCAAATCATGA